The genomic region AAACTTCGCTACTACACTGAAACAAACAGATGGTAAAGATTTAATCCAGTAACTTCTGTGCAAAACCGAAGACTTTAATGCAAAACAATCGAAATCAGGTACATAACCCACTACAAATTGATAGCAGAACATTCACATTCTATAGTTCATACCAACTGATGAAGCAGAACAAACCCACCATACTTCTCTAGAAAGCACTTCTACTAATAAGCAGTTTTATTGGAAGCGCTTTTATCATAATCATGTCGAAATTTCAATTTAAAAGCCCAGAGCTTCAATCAAAAGTACTTGAAATGCTTCCCTTTTAGCTCAAGGTGAATTTCTCACCCCGAAGcacttttacttttttttgccaaatttgTCAATTAACGCGTTTAGATATCAGAAAACGCTTTCATcaattccaaaagcactttaaaacacataaaCGCATTACAAACGAATACACAAACAGATGCATTCATGTATATGCAGAGATAAACAGAGAGAAAGATTAACATACTCAGAGCAACTATCAAGCAATCGCTCGATGTCGTCGCCACCGCCAAACGAATTCGAGTCGACCAATTTAGCCTCCTCCTGCTTCTCAATCTCCTTCATCCAAAGCCCAGCGTGAATCCTCTGTTTCTTCACCCGATAGTCCTTCTTCAAGCTCTCCAAGCTATAAAGTGACGACCCACTCTCGCTCTGCTGATTCTGCTTCCTTTCCTCTTTGGGTTTCCGCCTCTCGTTCCAATTCTCGTTCATGTCCTCCACGAACGCCTTCGTCTCGGGGTCGGCGTCCGACGGAAGCACGATGCTCGACTCGGGAGACGAGAAATTGACGTCGGTCTCCCATGGAGCTCTGCTGTTGTTTCCCGAGAGGTCGGGTGGGAGCCACGCCGTCTCCCACGCGTCGTTCCAGTCGTcgtcgccgccgccgccgcctttCTTTGAGTTGGAGGAGAAGGCTCGGAGATTGGCGGCTGAAATGAATTGGGTTTTGGCGATTGTGGACGAGAGTCGGTGGAGCTCGGTCTGTGTTGCTATGCGTTTAAGGGTCTGCATGGTTTACGGAATCGGTGAAGAGAATCGCAGAAATGGAAGCTTAAACCCTATGTTTTGAGAGAGACGGGGGAcgcagagaggaagaagacaaCATACGGGCCTAACCAAAAGCCTATGTATTTCAATGGTCTTAAAATAAAAGATTGGGCCGTACGGCAAGCCGATAATGTTCTATATGGCCCATAGAGAaagcaaataaaattttgtgattaatatcattttttttagccGTATGTCGATTTCCTCCGAGACTCGTAAGACGCTACCAATTTTCTCCATGAAGTTACTTCTTGAACTTTTATGgttggtaaatttttttctaaactataattttagccaattaccctcctgaacttttataattagcaaATTCCCCTCCACTTTTCCGGCGTTTTGTGGAAGGTATCGAACAACGACTTATCCTACTCCTAAACTTTTCCCCCACTTTTCCTCACTATTTATGCTAACCTCAAAAGCTAAATGCCCTTGTTGTAAGTTGGCACCAATATGAAAGGGTAGTGATGTTCTCGCTCTAATTTAAAATCAGAGAGTCCTATTGTGGAATAGATGTGGCAATAAGTTTTGCTTAGGTTTATCTATTTAAATATGTGCCATGTGAGTAAGATATTAGTTGACCAATGCTAATCGTGTTTAACTCATATCAATTGTGTACTTGTAAGTTATTGTATTCGTGCGAGTTTCAATTCGCATAACGTGTCGTGTCTGAAATTGTCACCCTAAATTATAAGCGTGAAAAACCATAAAGTATTCAATTTGcaatatcaaaatttgaaaagcaAGTGTCAAAATGATGAAAAGTTTTAATATAGTTCTCATTCTTATAACTCAAAGACTAAGGCATGTGAAATTGATTGGCTTCATGGTAAACTTtacttctttttcatttttatttggtttctttAGATAAGTAATGGTGTTGGGCCCCCTAGGGCCCAAAAACTATAAAACGTAAGCAAATAAGGGATGGGCCACATTATACAAGCCCACCTGAGCTTCGAGTTTTGTGTGTTATCTTAGTTATGAATGTTCTAAAGCATGTTTAGACAAGCATGGCGATGGAACATTATTGTCCAACGCATTGAAGGGTCTTATCCCTTATCTGTAATTTTTAACACGAAGTTGTTTTTCTTActtcaataatatatatacacacacaatcaTAAATTCAATGGTTATTGTGTTACATTGATATATAAATAGTGCGGACTTATTTGACAATCAAGATTAGATTAGTATATTCTGAATTTCAAAGCACGTTAAAGGAATAACTGAATGTAATTTTGTCCAATTTAAAGGCAAAAGATGGACCATACATAAATAAACTATAAACTTGTATATTTCAACTCCAACATAATGATAGGATTAGAAAAACAAGTTTCGCTCTTGTCTAATTTATTATGATTTACTCAAAACAAAACGTTATTTCCGTTATCTAAATTCAATGTACCTTGAGTTTTATGAATCATTCACTCAAATATAATCCTAGTCACCAAACGAAAGTTGTGATTTTTTTAAGTACGAAAAATGCGGTTTCTAATCAATAAATATTCACTTATTAGgtaggaaaaggatccttgtTAGATCTTTTTTCTAGGGATCTTAGGGATCCCGCGATCGtaaccgtttatcgtatatcgtgcggtcagttttccttaggtactatttatatttaattttaaattttaaatgattttttactaCATGATATACGATAACGATCGTGATTACGAGATTTCTAGAATCTCAAAGAAACAGATCCggtgaggatccttttccaatTAGGTAGTTCATGAATGTACTTGTCAGTCTAGACGTATCCTGCCTTCCACCAATCAAAGTAATATGTGGAAACATCTAGCCCATAAAATACACGTGTACGTAGTCACGAAGAAATTGTGATAAGTGTCAATACTCATTCCTTTTAAGTTAGATGTATTTTTACTCATCGTTCTCAAATCGTAATAACGTTCATAATCATACTTATTAttattagatgagtttaaattttaagatttataTCTATCAATTATGCAAATCtcgaaattaaaaattattcaaCGATGATTAATATGATGATGAGCATCACAATATCTTAAGAGTGATGAGAAAAAAATTCCTTTTTGAATTGaagatattttaaaaaataagaattaaTTGCAGAGAAATAGACAGGAGAGGGTCAATCGCCATCAAATGCAAGTTGCAAATAAGGTTACTCAGTGTCCCTGCTGAGCTGTTTATTTTGCAGGAAATTGGAAAGTGGTGGGGTTGGGGGCATATGATTTTGAATTGAAATTACGTAAGCTACGAGCCAACTCAAGATTTTAATCACACAACTGTGTGTTAGCTATTAGGGCCAGCCTGTGTCTGAGGAAGCTTCCCACGTCTcacaaataatttttcattgtattttgaacacaatcactttagttttatttttttattttttatttttttctatttgaagaaacaatattatttatactaaggggagaagtgagtttagcctcataatgagttagcaataatgtggttcaaattcgtcattGGCGATAATtgaacttaagatctctcacttacaaatgaggAGGAAGACACtagactatagtactaagtAGACCTTACgttgttattttattcaaataaaattataagtatttGCCTTTTATAACACGTGAAAATGATGCACCACATGACTGATGTTCATTATACTTATAAATATTTCTCCCCATACCACAAAGAATGACTTTTATGAAACATTTTTGAGAATCAATCTCACATTAATGACAAAATGGATATTGCATAGGCTTATAAGTGAGTTAGGCTATTTTCTACATTTACAGTTAGTTTTTCCacctcaatttttttcatggCATCAAAGTTGGTTGTCTCAAATGTGAAGCGAACAACCACATGCTCTAGTCACTTCGTTTGTGTTTACCAcataggcttgaaaattcgccaagCTTAAGGGATCATCTTAAAAATGAATCTtacattaatgaaaaaaaaaaaaaaatttgcatagACTTACAAATAAGTTGAGTTACTCCTAACATTGTAtattgattttatgatgaaactttAACTTTCTTCGTATATCACCAAAATGGCTTTAtgtataaataatacaaaagtaTATATTAATTTCTCTTGGGAAacgttattgacacttcaaaaatctcattctacacttctcacaagcgtatttttctttctaaatatagaaagtttggattgtagaatgagaattttagaatgccaataacaattccctttctcTTTACGTATCATTATATTATTGACATAAAATGCCACAATACCGATTTGCTGGTACTATACAAATTGCTTTCTATACTTCATCAATGGGTGTCAATTATGAAACCCCACTTTCTCTTTTAGCTGTGTGTTTAATTAACAAAGTCGTACACGTACTTTGGTTCTCTCCACTTGTTATTGTGTGGAGATTTCAAATTTGGAATCTTCCCCTAAGCCAACTACTTTCCTTGTTGAGCATCTGCCTTTTTCTTATTAATTGCTAGGCAATTGCGACGAAGGCACGCTTCAACCATAATCTCCATCTCTATCATGCATTATTGTACAAACACATGATTGTTCATACAACTTTTTCAAGACTAAAATGAGGCCTAACAATAGTGAACTAGTgcttttttaatacaaatttaGACAACTGTTTAGTACATGTATTataaaagttgaaaaattaATTCGCTTAATTAAGTTATATTGTCACATCATATGTCACTTTTTGTCACAGTATCCATGGCAAGATTGAGCCTAACTAACGCAATAGAAGAATGGTTCATTTACacttaaattaccaaattatttACACAAACGAAAATATATAGAATTCGTTGTGAGTTGGAGAGGCGAAAATGCTTATATGTCTGAGGGTATCACTTGATTTGTGACTTGTGATTAAGGAAAGAAGAGGTATACATTGCGAGATAGAAAAGTCTTGCACTTGCGGGAGGGAAGGAATATAATCACCAAAAGCAAGTCGACTATATAAGTTGTGTTTTGCAAATCTTATCAtttttaagatttttcaatCGACGATCTTGTGTTTAGCCTTCTCATTGCGTGACTTATGGTGTTTGGTGTCTTTTTATTTTGACTCAATTACATAATAAataaaggaaattgttattgttattgtcatttcaaaaaatctcattttacactctaaattttctataattagataGAAAATTGCTTTTATGGAGAGTGTAAAGTGAGATTTCtgaagtgttaataacagtttcctaaataaatcaatcattttATTATAATCATGCGATGAGATAAACATTGTAGGACTGGCTCGTAAGAGTTTGAAGAAGAATACATGAACAATTGATTCACTAATATCGGAAGAAAAGAGACGTTTGATCGGTTAAATTCGGGAAGGATCCAAAGAACGCAAGCCTAAGTGGTGACGCGGTTGGATGATAACGGCTACGGCACGATCCTTGCAATTATCTTCAAGTCTACTCGGTCGCCCATTTTTTCAAACACTCGGCCAAATCAAAGTGGATTTGATTTGAATAATTcatccaaaacaaaacaaaatcaaatcaaaatctccttctatcttcttct from Pyrus communis chromosome 4, drPyrComm1.1, whole genome shotgun sequence harbors:
- the LOC137731260 gene encoding protein GAMETE CELL DEFECTIVE 1, mitochondrial-like, whose protein sequence is MQTLKRIATQTELHRLSSTIAKTQFISAANLRAFSSNSKKGGGGGDDDWNDAWETAWLPPDLSGNNSRAPWETDVNFSSPESSIVLPSDADPETKAFVEDMNENWNERRKPKEERKQNQQSESGSSLYSLESLKKDYRVKKQRIHAGLWMKEIEKQEEAKLVDSNSFGGGDDIERLLDSCSDIFDSPNNDLENSKAPSASDYKNKPDGWETTSKPQEGNIWEMTQREEDILLQEFERRIAYNKFQIASFIKTHIFSRRRPIDGWKYMIEELGPNARKGRGSVSRLPSLSDASTQPFKEEKTPMSSSSLSPYKER